The Setaria viridis chromosome 2, Setaria_viridis_v4.0, whole genome shotgun sequence DNA window TTAGTCAATTTTGGATGAGGGGGAATGATGCTGGTTCAGGGAAAAAGGGGCGCGGTTACATATCGCCTCTGGCGACAAATATACGTTTATATAGTCCGTCACCTTCTAACTGGCGGCCCCACATCCGTCCGCGCAATAATTAGTGGGTCGGTGCGTTTTTCAGTGGACCGGATACGATAATTAGCGCACCTGCGTCCGTCGACTGTTTGCGCGCGTAGCGCGCTCCGTTATTTTGCATCGTAATTATTTGGATGGATCGATGTTTAAATCCCGCAACCTACGAGaggtgctcgaggtagtgttttggttagtgggactcgttactcgaaggtaaacacagacacacgatttagacatgtTCAGACCGCTacattgcgtaataccctaagTCTTGTATGCTAGTTGGATTGAATCgctttggaggggatccctacCTCACCATATATtgtcgggggcagggttacaggtacTAGTCTATTGAGTtatactcttattacaacgaatattttcctaatcctcgctAGTCCcggtctttccatgtagactacaccgtcctgcgccatggtctccatgtcagatgcgtctcggtgttCAACCtcatatctaggactgtccaaaccttctggtgggctcatagatgtatgtacgacaagcctccGAGTACATTTTAgacaaatgcagcagttccgggTACTcttgtagacttcaccgactagtttttgatgctcttcgagtacttcatatggttgaatcttcaaaggtacccaaaaattGCTATGCGGCTaaaatgtgctcaagcctcatttaactcagtctcatGTCTTCAATGTTGAATTTTATCtggaagtgcgacgaaagtcacactccatatgcaGTAGCTTACGatttaggttgaatcgaagaatcaggatgagggtcaatctgtagttcgcatcactttccccttaaaatttggagaaaaaacttttttgtcgatggacacgtggcacacagtaTCGGTATttacttcacttgccggcttgaccttggttgccccccgACTTTTTTATGGAATCTCGAGCTCTGACGGGGACAGCTTCTTGGatgcggtgaagacttgcatcatcgagtttggtacttgggtagttgttGTTAGCTCCACGGCTTTTGAGTCGCAATCATACGACCTCTTCACGTCTCCGcatagggagagtactcccttgggtccagCATCTTGAGTATTAAGTACCGAAGAGTATCTTGGCCCTCTAAGTGGATTTTGGTGATTTAATGACACAAGTTTAAGTGTCTAACAAGTTTTAAGTGCATAAGCAGATTTAAAAGGATTATTGGTCATGGAGCACTTGTGATGGACCCctcaaaaggaaataaaatgaTGAACGGCATACTATCTAGTTTAAATTCATTTTcgatttgaatttgagtataggaatgccgcgctattaagagggatgcgtGATATCTGGTCTTGAtgttgaaaaaggtgctcaagatgacctaacaaaACCTATAAGAGATACCAATTGCACTGCACGTCACATGGGAATTTTAGCGGAGCTAACCAGAGAGTTCCAGAATTTTCCGGAAGTTTTTCCAGAATATTCTAGAGGTTAACTATTTCCGGAAAGGTTCCGGAGGTCCGGATTTTTTCAGAAGTTTTTCCGGACATTTTCGGAGGTTCCGAAAATCTTCGGAACTTAAtctctaacggctagtttcggggtgaagtggtataaataccccctcacccctCCTGTTCGCTCTCTATTGCCTCTCCACTATTCTGAACTGCAGAAACACCTTCTAGCTCCTCCTTTGCTCCCCTTTGACTTTCTTTGAGAGATTTGTAAGTGGGCAAGAGATTGTGCTAGTGAGCTGCAACTCCATCTCTTGAGCATCTTGGTTCTTCATCAAGCTGGTGGTccacgtttgttactcttggagcttcaagctcctaacCGGTTAGGCATTGCTCGATTGAGCATCCAAGCATTTTGTCTGCctcgggaagtttgtattacccctacgattgagtaagtgactctaacTCGATCTTTGTTGTCGCTAGAGGAAGGGAAGTGGCTTGGTGTGATAAGCCCACCCTTCGTGGGTCCTCAACAGACACATAGGCTTCGTGGTGTGAAGCTAAACTCCGGTAACAAATTCTCGTGTgtctctttcttgttttttttacattcatTCATATTTTTGCTTAGAACACATATCTAGGGTTTGTGcttgatctacttttctagcaaGTTTGAAACTGTGCTATCTTGTCTCAGAGCCTTAGAATAACTTGTGGAAACCCCTATATTCGTCGATCTACTTTTCAGCAATTAAAACACATATCTAGGGTTTGTGcttgatctacttttctagcaaTTTTGAAGCTGTGCTATCTTATCTCAGAGGCTTAGAATAACTTGTGGAACAACCTATATTCGTCGATCTACTTTTCAGCAAGTCAATCTTGAGGTTGTAGTTGTTTCTCGTCAAAGTCCAGAAAAATTCGAAGATTTCTCTGGAAATTTTCGGAAGTTGCTGATAAGCTTGTTTTAAATGTAAAATTTTTCAGATCCAACTATTCACCCTCTGTCTAGTTGACATTCTAGATCCTTTCAAGTACACATagtgcaggatggccatgaatttggtcGATACTAGTTTTCCAAGGATGGCGTTGTACGATGTTTTGAAATCCGCTACCTTGAACCGGATGTATTCTATCCAGTAGTGTTCTTCGGTCctaaaggtaactggcaaaaccacctatccTAGGGTACAACCGCGTTGCCCGGGACGATCTCATAAaatggagagttcgttggggtgagcatatcggtgtTGTCGAGACCCAttttcttcagtgtcttggtgaacaggatgttgagaccgctaccgtcgtcgatgagtactttagtaagtctggagccagcgacaactgggtccaggacaaggggataccatcctgggtccgagaaactagtccattggtccttcctagaTAAGGTAattggtacctcagaccattgtGAAAAATGTTGGCATCGCTGGTTCAATGGATATTATCTCTCGAAGATTGAGCTCCTGGGATAGCTTAATAGTAGTACCTTGGGTTCcgccgaagatgatgttgacggtgttggatgggttctgtaACTTGcaattgtcaccatcatcttcgtcttccttgacCTTAGCCTTatctttggtgccagatggctctgCCAGGTCCTTCCGACTCttcgtagactgaaacaatatatcacaaagtgcttgtggtatgggtgccatgggcactgtttcttcaggagctcgttgaacgagggcctatcttgattcttgccgccacctttcttggacaaTTGCGAAATTGCCGTGATAGTATTGTatggcttgcgcttgcggttgtgacctatTGAGTAGTCGGTTCAATTATCGTTTGTGGGGCGATGGTCGCGGTTCTTGTAGTTGCATTGGCGATtattctgattgttgttgttctggcccttgttgTAATTGGACTCAAAACTTTcgatctccctgtcttcttcattTGCCCACGTCTGTACCATGAGCTTGAGAGACTTGACATCAGCGGAGCGTCTTCTGCCAAAATCCTGGAACATTTGGCGGTCGTGGAGGCCATTCTAGAAGTAGTCAATAATGTCGCGCTCCGTCACATCCATGATTGTGGTCTTCTTGTTGAAGAAGCAATGTAAGTAGCTCCTCAGGGTCTCGTCTTCTtattgtttaacttgagacaagtcgattctattaccaggacgctgcattgcccctgtgtagttgttggtgaacgctaccTGGATGTCCTTccacgagtcgatggagttcttatccaacaattcgagccatgtgagtagCACCGCCTCCATgcaaatggggaagtagatgactttggtgtcgtcgtttcccccagctgcttttactgacagcgagtagcaccagagctattggactgggtcttgcttgccatcgtacttggtgatatctgggggtttgaactttttgggtagAGTTATTctcctcacacgtcttgagaaggcgggAACCCGTCAGTATCATCTCCTAGGTGTTCGACTTTttgctcgcgctcgcggcgtcatccgtcgatgatggtacgggcgtcgCGGCTGGCATTGATCTTGTTGCAGAGCTCTTCTACTGGGCGTTCAGGCACTAGGTTAGCCCCACgatggccacggcctcccgatggtcctgcccgactaccttcagctccagcttggtTTGGTCCAGCGCCTctgagttgacttggtctggacggagggcctctatggctgctgtCATGTTGACATAACTGGGATGGGGAgcgttggactgactgtatcaaattttgctgatcgagttgttcgtacgcgagttccgccagttcagccaaccgatgagatcaatagatgtGACGGTAGCCAGAAGAGTACGATGGTGACgcatttgaactgcttcaaaggcgttatccaggttTTGGATTAGTAGGTCCGCTgcaaggtggtggcggcgctctgctcttgcggcGTTCCTTGCTCGTCGTTGAGTTATTTGAGCTTCGATCTCTTCTCCGACAATGTTGACGGTGAGTTCATCCTACAAGTCCTCATCCGGGTGACGCACATGTCGCGGGTTTCtatcccgttgctcttcttctttgatctttTGTCCAGTAATGACGGCGAAGAGTTCTCGCTTTAGAAAGTGGCTTCCCGAgtttgaagtgatgacctctaTGGTGCCGCCTTCGtcgtagatgggtgacagaggagctccctcctggtacgggagagtgtcgaggtaggtgaTGAGGCGCGAATCGTCGTCTTTGGCAAaagcgggtggcttcatgttgggctagtagacgaatctaccttggggagttgatgtgattactaggccctgctgcggacctaaTAAAAGAGTCTCCTCGTCTGGATAcgagtagtagtcaaggtcctcgatcgtatccgtatcggattgtgattTGGATAGGGCAGCCTGATAAATAGTGGCCGTGTTGCAGAGTCCGAACAGGAATCGACTCTCGGGTGGTAGTCCGACTCGCGCGATGGCTTATGTACCGGCTCAtgaaagtcaatccgactggCGAGAGAAGTTGAGTTGAACTCGACTcgtcccccagcctctgacttggtcagaaattgaaaattcatcaaaattcttgacgagatcctccagtTGGCACTGGAGCTTCGTGGTTTGCTAATTTTTCTGCGAGGTCGATGCAATGTGGTGGTCAAAATTTCCAGCGCCGTCTGCGAAGCAAACTCAGGAGCCGAAGACAAACGTTGCATCTGCTCGAACGCGAttattggcttgatgatgacttatgccatcgagttcgccagtggattctcggtgAGTGCCCCTACCTGGGGCGcgagctgtcggtgtttaaatccaacaacctaccgagggggtgcccgaggtagtgttttggttagtgggccTCGTCGAGATTAGGAATTCGAAGGTAAACGCGACACATgattagataggttcgggccgttagattgcgtaataccctacgtcatatgtgttggttggattgaatcgctttggagggggtccttgcctcacCTTATACTATCggaggcagggttacaggtcggttggtcaAGAATATtagtcggatatgactagagaagttctactctgattacaatgagtactttacTAATTTTCGACTAGTgactgtctttccatgtagactacgccgtcctgcgctatggtcttcatgtcagatgcgcctcggtgtccagccccttATTTAGCACTGTCCAAATCTTTTAGTGGGcatatagatgtatgtacgacagatCCTTACAGATATGGCGTACTGTCTAATAAAAAACCAGGCTTCTCAGTACTACTGGCCAATAAAAAAGATAGAATGTATGTATCCAtgcacaaaagaaagaaagtgatGATATCACTCACATGCATGCGAatcaaaaattttaaaaattcataaatctTACATCgagcatcaaaattaaattccgatTGTACCATTGAGTTTCTTACAATAAAACCTTCCCAACAAGATCCCACTTAACTATATTTTAATGTATTTTTTATACGCGTTTTTTAATCAAAAGTTGCATGGCACGTTCACGTGGAACAAATTCTACAAACTCATGGAACAAAATAATAAGACGcatcgaacaaattatatgaactcaaaAAAATACCGACATACATGCAGTTTTGAATTTTAAAAAGTCAAAAATCATAAAACCAAGCACCTAAACTGGATTCCGATTGCACCACTAAATTTCTTTTGACAACATATTCAAAACAAGATCACATATGTTTAGAACACATTAGATGAACTCACAGAATAAAAAtcaaattatatgaactaacGGATCAAAACAACATTACACGTTAAAGAAATTATATGAACTAATGAAACAAAAGATCTATATGCACGAACAAATTGTAGGAACCCACAGAACAAGTATTTACATAcatagaaaaaattatatagATTTAccgaataaaaaaattaaggtTGCATATTTTCTGCGAGTCACGTACACGTGGAAAATTTTTTACAAACTCATGGAACTAAATAATCATACGCatagaacaaattatacaaactcacAGAACAAAAACGGGTACCCACATGCATGCAGTTTTGAaattaaaaaagtcaaaaaatCATAAACCAGGCATCCAAATTGGATTCCGAGTGCACCACTATGTTTCCTTTGACAACATCTTCAGAACAAGATCACACTTCACTATGTTTGGATAAAAAacatttaaaatattttttaatacaaaatattaattttaattATAATGAACAAATACTTGAATAACTAGAACAAATGATTTTCTAAtgcaaacaaacaaaataacatgataaaaAAATGATTACAACCATGAATAAAATATTGAACATCAGGAAAATAATATGATGCAAATAAAAAGACGTACAAATAATAATATGCTCAAACAAAAGATTGAAAATtttataatataagataaaatATTAGAATATGAGCATCAAGTTGGAATATTTTTTCCAGATACACATATCTgtaacaaattatatgaactcaagTACAAAATTACTCATAGAATAAATTAAATGAACTGATATAACAAAAATAAATACAGCagaaacaaattatatgaactaacGGAACAAAATAATAGTACAcattgaacaaattatatgaactaatAGAACAAAAGATCTATATACCTGGAACAAATTTAGGAACTCAtagaacaagtatttatacGTGGAAAATAAATTATATAAATGCACCAAATAAAAATTTATACACTTCAAACAAATACATTATGGACATATAACAATATTGTAATCCACGAATCTGCATGGTTACACACGAATCTACTTGGTTGACCAGTTCATATCATGATAggcaaataaaaatatttatacatGGCTAACAAGTTGATATAGAAAGAATAAGAAAACGAAAAGTTAGTATTTAACAATTAAACGAGTCTATATCCTTGACCAATTCACATATCATCTAAAGTTAGTATTCAACAATTAAACGAGTCTATACAGAGAAGAAATATCTACAAGTGGGTTAGAAATAAAGTGGAAGAAGGAAATACTCAGAAAATGAATAGAAAGGAAAAGGGGAGAACAGTGAAAAAATACAAAAGAATAAAGGTGTGGTCCTATGGACTAGAAGAAAAGTTAATAAGTAAATAAGAGAAAAACAATTGGAAGGAGgtaaatagaaaagaaaattagaCTAAAAGGATTGTAGCAAAATAAAAGGGGAATAAAGAAAGTAACGTAAGGTATAAACAGTACTGGAAAGAAAACACATacggaaaaaataaaaacacgGAATAAACAAAACGGAAAAAAGAACCGAAGTTCCTGTCTCCAGCTCGCGCACGTACGGCCGACAGTAACAGCCTAGTGGGAGTTGGGCCAGCACCCACATTTCAGCCCGTGAGAAAATAAAAGACTAGACCGAAAAGGTAATAAAAGCCCGCGTAACCACAGGTCGGAATGCGATATTGGGTCGAATTCACGCCACCGGCCCACGCGGAATCCTTCAGGCGACAAGTTGCGATTTATAGTCCCTCCGGGGAAATAGGAACTCGCGTGGTACGCGCGTGTCATCATTGACAACACACGTGGTGCAGTAAGTGTAATCCCTCATATCAGTGACAAGACAAAGAAAGTGACCGGAGAGGAAGCAAAAAGTGACCAGACGATGGCTTCTGCAGATTTGATTTGCCAACGTTTGCACAATTGCGTTCACAGCTGCCTCGAGCGGGATTCTTCGTCGAGACAAAGGGAGAGGAAGGGTGTTTTAGATATTAGGTGCTAAACATTAGCAGTCTCATATTGGATAttcgaatactaattaggagaactaaacgtgagctaattataaaactaattgcaaaaccttgtgctaattcgcaagacgaatctattaagcctaattaatccgtcattaacaaatggttactgagcaccacattgtcaaatcatggactaattaggtttaatagattcatctcgcgaattagactccatctgtgcaattagttttgtaattaacctatgttgaatactcctaattagtatctaaacttccaatatgataggtgctaaattttagtggggtgtatgCAAAACACTACCTATAGAAGCATTTTTTTCTACTAGGTGACTGTTGTACCAAAATTCAGAGTagaagcatttttttttccagtaaCACAATGTTGGCAAAACAGAAGATCAGCTTTTCCTTCCAATCGAAATCAACCCGTGTATCTGTCAagtcttagggggtgtttgggaggagggggttaaattttagctcctgtcacatcaaatgtttggacactaattaggagtactaaacctagattaattacaaaactaattacacaacccctaggctaaatcgcgagacgaatctatcaagtctaattagtccatgatttgacaatgtggtgctacagtaaccattcattaatgatggattgattaggcttaatagatttgtctcgcgatttagcctaggggttctgcaattagttttataattagcttatgtttagtcctcctaattagtatccgaacatctgatgcgacagggctaaaatttagccctctCCTCCCAGACACCCCCTTAAAACTTGTTTCAATTGCTGCTCACTTGTTTTTGTTTATGGGAGGGAGATGAATGGATTTATGAAAAGTAGAGGGGTACTCCAGTCATTTCACGAGGGCTGCCCCTGGGTCAAACCCCACGGAccaggccaccaccgccactcgTCGTTGTCTGTCGTCGGGCACTTGGGCTGCGGCCGGGCGCCCCCCGCGCAATTACTCGTGCTCCACCAGCGGGGAAGCCTCCGAGGCCCTTGGAAACTGCCCCCACCCAACCCCACCACGACCACCAAAACCCCCTCTGGAAAACGCTAAAACCACACGCGCCGACGGGCCTCACTACCTCTCGCCTTCACGGTCTCCTCGCCCCTCGCCCCACCCGCAgtcccttcctcccctccccctaCCCGCCATTGCCTAGGAGGCTAGGACTGGACCCTCCGGGCGCAAACCTTATCCAAATCGCCGTCGCCCATGGAGGCCGTgcgcgcgtcggcggcgtggGTCGCCAGCTGCTCCTCCCATGTCACGGTCGACCTGCAAGGTAAGGCCTGTTCTGTTCTTACGCGTTGTGGCTTTTCTGCCCTGTTCCGAACCTGTGGTACGCGGAATTAATTACTTGCTGCTGCAGTGAGATGCTTACGGGATTATTGGATTTTAGGGTTCGCACAAATGTCGGTTCAGTGCTGGTTTCgtcttatttttatttattgacTACTTCTGTTTATTTTGATTCTAAAAAAGACTACTCTTATTTATTTATGGCGATTGCTTGTGTTGCGGATAAACCCTGTTCGATTTATTTTTGTTGGCAGTGGGTTTCGAACACCACTGTTTACGATCCATTTTTATTCGTATTTTTCTACTTACCGATTCCTTGACGTTTGATTGGTGTTTAGTAATTTATCCTGAAAACAAGCTGGAAAATAATATCTGGCACACATCTGTGTGTTTTTTGTAAGTTTTGTATGGAACAGTATTTTGCAATAGGTCTCCTCGTGAAATCTTCGGTATCAGTATTCCTCTTAACCTGGCTGTTCTTTTCCCCGCAGAAATTGAGAAGGTGGTGGATAAAATTCAGGGGAATGTTCCAAAAGTTGAATGGGATTTCGAAGGAATTCATTACTTCGACAATGGGCCGCTCACAGTCCAGTACCTCTTTGTCTTGGATGCACTTAACTTCTGCTTCTGGCCAGGTATAAGTTCAGGCAAAAAATCAGTGCGTCTTATGAACACGAATCAGATTGATGTACTATTCCTTTAACTGGCACTTGAAGATTTCCAGAATAGCACCAATAGAAATTAGCCATTGCCAATCTTGGAATCCTTTCACTTTTGTATAATCTACAGCCTCGGTACAGGTGTACGTTCGGAAGAAAGTATTAAGCGATTCAGTATTACTTTCAGCTCATAGTCAATGAGTCACGCGGGTTGCCAACATGTTTGACATTAACTGTTATTGTCTTCAAACTTTTGACTGTACTGTGTACATAACAAGAATATGGATGTTTTCACCAGTAATACTCCTGTGGCTATTCAGTACTTTCTTTGGCCTCAGACCTGTTGAGTTGTTTGTGGGGTTTCCGAGAAGTTGGcccctttcattttttttctgatgtAATTTTAGTTACTACTTTCTTTTTTATGTATGTCTAGTTACTCTCCACAGATCGCACCTGTGCCTTAAAATCCATGGAGTCTCTTTTGCATTGTTTATGCAATTCCATTCAATTACATGTGAAACGGCTTGTAGTTTTGCCTGAAATTATTGTTTCTCACTATTGCGCTGCAGTAGAATTTTCAGTTCCTATTTCAGTTGCATGTGTCTCTTCTACAATCATGATGAATTTattatgatattttttattgaacAGATAAGGATTTGAGCTATGACCATTTGGCTTCTGGACTGAAGTTAGCCTTGGAGAAAGATAAGACTGCCCTCGATGCAGACCGCCTAAAGAACTACAATGGTATCTTCTTCCCCTGATTGGCATCTTATGAGGTTCTGTCATTGTCATGATAGTTCATGGTCATATTTCCAGGATTGTCATTATGTTGAAGTGCTATTACATTGTGTAGGTTGTGGTAGCATATAAATGGACATTTACACATTATGCTCAACTGCATGTAGTGCGATCCTCTCAGTTTCAGGACCTGTTTTTGGacatctttttctctctttctttggAAAACATTTAAGTGAAATCTGCTAGATTCCTTTCAAAAAAGAATATCTGCTAACTTGGAAGGGTACATGCAAAATGTAGGCCCCCAGCTCCGCCAACTTCTGAACTGGCCACGACCACTGCCAATTGAGGAGGAAAGAGTACGCCTCCTCCATGAGGTAATATTCTGTAATGCCAATGCTTAATTGCTACATTGAATATTTCAATTAGAGAACTCTCTTGGTTAATAATGCTCATGTTTTTGGAACATCATCACTTATCAACTTTCACACTCCAACCCAGTCCTTTCATGATAAATTTAGTCATCCACTTGATTTCTGAAATCACCCTCACTGGGTTGCCTTGCTGCTAACTTTTTGGCttgttgctgacttgctgttACTGCCATTTTCATCTTAGCATGAGTATATTTCTAAACAGTTTCTTCCCCGCCAAGAATAACTTTTTTTTGCCAATATTACTATCATTTCTATTTCATTTGTCAAGGTTGGACTGGAACTTGAAAGAAACTTTGGAGGTCAGGCTGCTAATCTAGTGAAGTCTGCTGGAAACTCTGCTGCAACTCTAATTGAACTCATTACCCGGCATTTTCCTGGTAAATTTTCTGCTGACCACAGTGCAGTCGTTgtcgcaaaaaaaaaggaccCTGTTCTGCACTTATTCATTCATATTGCACAAAATAAGTTCAGCAGCTGATAGTCTCCTTTTGGCCCCTACCTGATCATGAGGCCTGTATGCTGCAGCTGCACATATGACTTTCCTGATTTGGGAAGCATGACAGGATTACCAAGTGTTTGATTTGGAAAACCACACGGGACATTTGTCACATTAGGCACCTACAGTGAGTGAAACTGGAATGGCCTAGCCACAAAGGACCACTGTATATCGATCCAGATTCAACCTGCTACTGTAGACATGAAAGGGAACAGTGATGGGCTGGTGCCTGGTCCAGCCAAGTGAATTTGGTTTGGGCTGGGCCATTAAAAATCAGATAGTCGTGCACGAATATCTGATGCTTAACCCATATGATTTTTTCCCTTGTTACAAGTACCATCATTGCTGTTTCTTAGGTGTTCAGACTTTCTAGAACCTCCACACAATCAGTTCTAGCTGGAATGGAACTGTAGATCAATCACCTACTAGGACTAATGCACCAGGATCAATCCTTTTGGTTTTATTTGAAAAGAAATCTCGATGCATTGAACTCTTTGATTGTATCGTACCTAAACATCGTACTGTACATGATATTATTTACCATATTTGAACCTATAGCTCCTCACTAAAGACAGACAGGTTCGCTGTCAGGTCAGACCATGAACAGCTGTCCTGTCCAGCATTCGTCCAGTTGCCATGTATCATCAGGGTGGCACTAGTTTCATCCCTAAACTGGCTTGGCCAACTTTGGAATAACTTCAGAATTAATCCTATCTCTTTGATAGTTCAATTTAAATTGTAACTTGCACCCTTGCAGAGAATTTTAGCATGTATTGAGTCTCATGAATAACACAAATTGATGGTACCTTTTGTTAAACTTCCATGAGCATGTAGAATTTGGAGGTTAAACGTCTGCGAGCATTCAAAAACGGTTTTTCCCCTCATGTTGTAAGGTCAGTAACCTTGCGGTGTTTTGAATTTCAATTTTGACAGGTTTCCGGGATCATTCACTTTACAAGGGACACCAGGTTTTCCTGTACAAGAGAGCTCAGATCTTTGTTGCTGATTTGTGGGGTGCTTTCAAGGGACAAAACTACGGCGAGTTCCATGACATCAATTCCATCACCATATTTGCTGACTACATTGTCCCCGCTGTCCTGAGGGAGCTTGGCATACTGAAATATGGCTCGAACTTATCTTGCTCGATTGATTCAAACCGCGAGATCGTGCCTGGAAGCGAGGAGGAAGTGGAGATCCGTGCTTGCTCCATCTATGCAGTGGAAAAGATGAGGGACCTGATCGGCAAAAAGTTTGGAAAGCAGGTAGGCACATTTGAACCAGTTCCACCTCAGACTTCATGCCATGTGTTTTGTGACCGGCACTCTTGGTAGGGTCAAATGATATGTTATCTGATCAACAAATTGACATTCACTAATATTACTAGTCATGAAAAGAGTACCGCGTTTCAAAAAGttgctatttttcttcttcttattgaTCAAATTGTATATTTGATTGAAGCATAAAGCAGTCAATACGGTGTTCTGGCTTGGAACTGACGCCGCTCTTGCTCTTGTATTTTCTCGGCAGCTTCTGAGCATTGACATTGATC harbors:
- the LOC117842265 gene encoding uncharacterized protein; the encoded protein is MEAVRASAAWVASCSSHVTVDLQEIEKVVDKIQGNVPKVEWDFEGIHYFDNGPLTVQYLFVLDALNFCFWPDKDLSYDHLASGLKLALEKDKTALDADRLKNYNGPQLRQLLNWPRPLPIEEERVRLLHEVGLELERNFGGQAANLVKSAGNSAATLIELITRHFPGFRDHSLYKGHQVFLYKRAQIFVADLWGAFKGQNYGEFHDINSITIFADYIVPAVLRELGILKYGSNLSCSIDSNREIVPGSEEEVEIRACSIYAVEKMRDLIGKKFGKQLLSIDIDLWLWSCGVQNMALSHHRTLSIYY